One region of Sebastes fasciatus isolate fSebFas1 chromosome 1, fSebFas1.pri, whole genome shotgun sequence genomic DNA includes:
- the LOC141781276 gene encoding src-like-adapter 2 isoform X1, which produces MGTCPIRCRTNRTVLENAPEPSTPSLQESMTVSLCDYPSFERTELTMCVGERLTILSDDGDFMMVRSTTTSHDSYIPTNYTAKVTHRWLFMGISRYKAEELLLQPNNQNGAFLIRESETNKDCYSLSILRRTNASYLDCVKHYRISQLQNGWVCISQGVTFPSLQRLVEHYLESANGLCIRLTGPCFIHGVDNAREARPVPTAIRRPTVNWKDISRSVIFRTKRTESDNSLVSEGLREAITSYLQMTEGNDHSWDT; this is translated from the exons ATGGGGACCTGCCCCATCAGATGTCGAACCAACCGGACAGTCCTAGAAAATGCACCTGAACCTTCAACACCAT CCCTCCAGGAGAGCATGACCGTGTCCCTCTGTGACTACCCGTCCTTTGAGCGGACAGAGTTGACCATGTGCGTAGGGGAACGACTCACTATCCTATCAGA CGATGGTGACTTTATGATGGTGAGATCCACGACCACAAGCCATGACAGCTACATCCCCACCAACTACACCGCCAAGGTGACACACAG GTGGCTGTTTATGGGCATCAGCAGGTATAAAGCAGAGGAGCTGCTCTTGCAGCCCAACAACCAGAATGGAGCCTTCTTGATCAGAGAGTCAGAGACAAACAAAG ATTGTTACTCGCTGTCCATCCTGAGGAGGACCAACGCTTCCTACCTGGACTGTGTGAAACACTACCGCATCTCTCAGCTCCAGAACGGCTGGGTCTGCATATCTCAAGGAGTCACCTTCCCTTCCCTGCAACGCCTGGTGGAGCACTACTTAG AGTCTGCAAATGGGTTGTGCATTCGGCTGACGGGGCCTTGCTTCATCCATGGTGTAGACAACGCCAGAGAGGCCCGGCCTGTACCCACGGCCATCAGGAGGCCGACTGTCAACTGGAAGGACATCAGCAG GTCGGTGATCTTCAGAACCAAGAGAACCGAATCGGACAACTCTCTGGTGAGCGAAGGCCTGAGGGAGGCCATCACCTCCTACCTCCAGATGACAGAGGGTAACGACCACAGCTGGGACACCTGA
- the LOC141781276 gene encoding src-like-adapter 2 isoform X2: MGTCPIRCRTNRTVLENAPEPSTPSLQESMTVSLCDYPSFERTELTIDGDFMMVRSTTTSHDSYIPTNYTAKVTHRWLFMGISRYKAEELLLQPNNQNGAFLIRESETNKDCYSLSILRRTNASYLDCVKHYRISQLQNGWVCISQGVTFPSLQRLVEHYLESANGLCIRLTGPCFIHGVDNAREARPVPTAIRRPTVNWKDISRSVIFRTKRTESDNSLVSEGLREAITSYLQMTEGNDHSWDT; this comes from the exons ATGGGGACCTGCCCCATCAGATGTCGAACCAACCGGACAGTCCTAGAAAATGCACCTGAACCTTCAACACCAT CCCTCCAGGAGAGCATGACCGTGTCCCTCTGTGACTACCCGTCCTTTGAGCGGACAGAGTTGACCAT CGATGGTGACTTTATGATGGTGAGATCCACGACCACAAGCCATGACAGCTACATCCCCACCAACTACACCGCCAAGGTGACACACAG GTGGCTGTTTATGGGCATCAGCAGGTATAAAGCAGAGGAGCTGCTCTTGCAGCCCAACAACCAGAATGGAGCCTTCTTGATCAGAGAGTCAGAGACAAACAAAG ATTGTTACTCGCTGTCCATCCTGAGGAGGACCAACGCTTCCTACCTGGACTGTGTGAAACACTACCGCATCTCTCAGCTCCAGAACGGCTGGGTCTGCATATCTCAAGGAGTCACCTTCCCTTCCCTGCAACGCCTGGTGGAGCACTACTTAG AGTCTGCAAATGGGTTGTGCATTCGGCTGACGGGGCCTTGCTTCATCCATGGTGTAGACAACGCCAGAGAGGCCCGGCCTGTACCCACGGCCATCAGGAGGCCGACTGTCAACTGGAAGGACATCAGCAG GTCGGTGATCTTCAGAACCAAGAGAACCGAATCGGACAACTCTCTGGTGAGCGAAGGCCTGAGGGAGGCCATCACCTCCTACCTCCAGATGACAGAGGGTAACGACCACAGCTGGGACACCTGA